From Rhodococcus sp. B7740, one genomic window encodes:
- a CDS encoding FAD-dependent oxidoreductase, whose protein sequence is MSEDGPDLIVAGAGGGLVAALRAAELGLDVLVVEASAHFKRGNNTAMSTAMIPGAGSRWQREAGIEDSPQQFLDDVMRKTKGSADHRLASALAEVSATLVEWLANHVRLPLSLVTDFSYPGHSQLRCHTVEGRHGSGMLEHLARAVADEPRIDMLTPARLTDVSVDSDGVVDGVTITMPDGSVDVVPTRAVLLATNGYGANAAMVAEHVPEIAAARYHGSEHSAGDALTIGRRLGAESAYLDAYQGHAALSKQATTLVGWATVMHGGIVLDTSGRRFGDETTGYSEYAAILAARPGSEGWVVIDRSIYDKCMSFKDFQQTVDSGAAVWADDMDGLATATGLPPAAVVEELTAVQRYASGEDSDPFGRSSFGHTLTGPYAAIKIVPALFHTQGGLVVDENARVLRTDGSAITGLFASGGAAMGISGHGAAGYLAGNGLLPALGLAYLAASSLRTKEL, encoded by the coding sequence GTGAGCGAGGACGGCCCGGACCTGATCGTGGCCGGCGCGGGCGGCGGCCTCGTTGCTGCGCTCCGCGCCGCCGAGCTCGGCCTCGACGTGCTGGTCGTCGAGGCCAGTGCGCACTTCAAGCGAGGCAACAACACCGCGATGTCGACCGCGATGATTCCCGGCGCGGGGTCACGATGGCAGCGGGAGGCCGGAATCGAGGACTCGCCGCAGCAGTTCCTCGACGACGTGATGCGCAAGACGAAAGGCAGTGCAGACCATCGGCTGGCGTCGGCTCTCGCCGAAGTCAGTGCCACTTTGGTCGAGTGGCTCGCCAATCACGTCCGACTGCCGCTCTCTCTCGTGACCGACTTCTCGTACCCGGGGCACTCGCAATTGCGTTGTCATACAGTCGAAGGCCGCCACGGTAGTGGGATGCTCGAGCACCTCGCGCGAGCGGTCGCCGACGAGCCGCGCATCGATATGTTGACACCCGCGCGACTGACCGACGTGTCAGTCGATTCCGACGGGGTTGTCGACGGAGTGACGATCACGATGCCCGACGGCAGCGTCGACGTCGTTCCTACCCGTGCAGTTCTGTTGGCCACCAACGGCTACGGTGCCAACGCGGCCATGGTGGCGGAGCACGTACCGGAGATCGCCGCTGCGAGGTATCACGGCAGCGAGCACTCCGCGGGCGATGCGCTCACCATCGGCCGTCGTCTCGGTGCCGAGTCGGCGTATCTCGATGCCTACCAGGGGCATGCTGCACTGTCCAAGCAGGCCACGACGCTTGTCGGATGGGCGACGGTGATGCACGGCGGCATCGTGCTCGACACCTCCGGACGCCGGTTCGGTGACGAGACGACAGGTTACTCGGAGTATGCGGCCATTCTGGCCGCCAGACCCGGATCCGAGGGCTGGGTCGTCATCGACCGGTCGATCTACGACAAGTGCATGTCGTTCAAAGACTTCCAACAGACCGTCGACTCGGGTGCGGCAGTATGGGCCGACGATATGGACGGCCTGGCGACCGCAACGGGGCTCCCACCTGCGGCGGTGGTGGAGGAACTCACCGCTGTGCAAAGGTATGCCTCGGGAGAGGACTCGGATCCGTTCGGCCGCAGCTCATTCGGGCACACGCTCACCGGTCCGTATGCAGCCATCAAGATCGTGCCCGCCTTGTTCCATACGCAGGGCGGGCTCGTCGTGGACGAGAACGCACGTGTTCTACGAACCGACGGCTCGGCGATCACCGGCCTGTTCGCCTCGGGCGGTGCCGCGATGGGCATCTCCGGCCACGGTGCTGCCGGGTACCTCGCCGGTAACGGATTGCTCCCGGCACTCGGACTGGCCTACCTCGCGGCAAGCTCACTCCGAACCAAAGAACTCTAG
- a CDS encoding dihydroorotase, with product MSTLLITNARVVRPGSDAPDEGEFLDLLIEEGKFTRIEANIDAGSAETVIDAAGKVAFPGVVDAHQHWGIYNSLGDDAETESRACVQGGVTTSLSYMRTGQYYMNTGGSYADVFPKVLDATEGRPYVDYAYHLAPMSKEHIDEIPSLIADHGVTSFKIFMFYGSHGLHGRSTDQSEFLMTPEGERYDLAHFEFVMRGIQAAREQMGDKADHISLSLHCETAEIMSAYTKIVEEEGTLEGLAAYSASRPPHSEGLAVTIASFLADETQLPNINLLHLSSRKALTAAMRMAKAFPHVNFRREVTIGHLLADIDTAYGLGGKVNPPLRPRDDVEALWEHLLAGDIDWVVSDHACCKDEKKFAEDRGDIFAAKSGFGGAEYLLPGLVSEGRKRGLSWRRIAELTSLNPARRYGLPGKGDIAVGMDADIALIDPDHTWTVRPEDSESAQEYTPFEGFELGAKVTDTFVRGQRVLADGAVAGAPAGRYLHRPYL from the coding sequence ATGTCAACGCTTTTGATCACCAATGCGCGCGTAGTTCGGCCAGGATCCGACGCCCCCGACGAGGGTGAGTTTCTGGATCTGCTGATCGAAGAAGGCAAGTTCACCCGTATCGAGGCGAACATCGATGCAGGATCCGCAGAGACCGTCATCGACGCTGCCGGCAAGGTCGCATTCCCCGGTGTGGTGGACGCACACCAGCACTGGGGTATCTACAACTCGCTCGGCGACGATGCCGAGACCGAGTCGCGGGCGTGTGTCCAGGGCGGCGTGACCACCTCACTGTCCTACATGCGGACTGGCCAGTACTACATGAACACGGGTGGTTCCTACGCCGACGTGTTCCCGAAGGTTCTCGACGCCACCGAGGGGCGCCCGTACGTGGACTACGCGTACCACCTCGCGCCGATGTCCAAAGAACACATCGACGAAATCCCCTCGCTGATTGCCGATCACGGCGTCACCTCGTTCAAGATCTTCATGTTCTACGGCAGCCACGGGCTCCACGGCCGGTCGACCGATCAGAGCGAATTCCTCATGACTCCAGAGGGGGAGCGATACGACCTGGCGCACTTCGAGTTCGTCATGCGCGGCATCCAGGCTGCCCGAGAGCAGATGGGCGACAAGGCCGATCACATCTCGCTGTCGCTGCACTGTGAGACCGCCGAGATCATGAGCGCGTACACCAAGATCGTCGAAGAAGAAGGCACCCTCGAGGGCCTGGCTGCGTACAGCGCGTCACGGCCACCGCACTCGGAGGGCCTCGCCGTCACCATCGCGTCGTTCCTGGCCGACGAGACGCAGCTGCCCAACATCAACCTGCTGCACCTGTCCTCGCGCAAGGCGTTGACTGCGGCGATGCGGATGGCAAAGGCGTTCCCGCACGTCAACTTCCGCCGTGAGGTCACGATCGGGCACCTGTTGGCCGACATCGACACCGCATACGGTCTCGGCGGCAAGGTCAACCCGCCGCTGCGTCCGCGCGACGACGTCGAAGCGCTGTGGGAGCACCTGCTCGCAGGTGACATCGACTGGGTCGTCAGCGATCATGCGTGCTGCAAGGACGAGAAGAAGTTCGCCGAGGACCGCGGCGACATCTTCGCCGCGAAGTCCGGCTTCGGGGGTGCCGAGTATCTGCTTCCAGGGCTGGTCAGCGAAGGACGCAAGCGCGGCCTGAGCTGGCGGCGTATCGCCGAGCTCACCTCGCTCAACCCGGCCCGACGCTACGGCCTACCGGGTAAGGGCGACATCGCCGTCGGGATGGACGCAGATATCGCCCTGATCGACCCGGACCACACCTGGACCGTCCGTCCGGAGGATTCCGAGTCGGCGCAGGAGTACACACCATTCGAGGGTTTCGAGCTAGGTGCCAAGGTGACCGACACGTTCGTCCGTGGTCAGCGGGTACTCGCCGACGGTGCCGTCGCCGGTGCGCCCGCCGGCCGCTACCTGCACCGCCCGTACCTGTGA
- a CDS encoding CaiB/BaiF CoA transferase family protein — MTGPLEGIKVLDISTILAGPLVAQILGDFGAEVIKIEHPTKPDGMRGHGLDKDGHPLWWTMIGRNKRTVTLDLGNSRGGAIFRRLAAEADVVVENFRPGTLERWGLGYDVLSELNPGLILLRVTGFGQTGPYATRPAFGTLVESMSGFAHLTGEADGPPTLPAFGLADSLAGIAGSSAVSMALLHRTNNGGKGQQIDLDLLSPIMAAVGPGVIYADQLGIDQERTGNRSSNNAPRNLYKTADGHWLAISTSANSIAERVLVLVGHPEVLDEPWFATGRQRAAHADLLDEYVGGWIAERTKDVVIDEFEKAGAAVAPVYKPSDLLSDPQVNAIEMVTTVEDDDLGPVRMQNVMWRMGGSPGRIRYTGRKHGADTDQVLTEIGCSADEIEAMHRDSIV, encoded by the coding sequence GTGACGGGGCCACTGGAGGGCATCAAGGTACTCGACATCTCGACGATTCTCGCAGGCCCGCTCGTCGCGCAGATCCTCGGCGACTTCGGGGCAGAGGTCATCAAGATCGAGCACCCCACCAAGCCCGACGGTATGCGCGGGCACGGCTTGGACAAGGACGGTCACCCTCTGTGGTGGACGATGATCGGGCGGAACAAGCGCACGGTCACCCTCGATCTCGGAAACTCCCGAGGCGGAGCCATATTCCGACGCCTGGCCGCAGAAGCCGACGTGGTGGTCGAGAACTTTCGGCCGGGAACCCTCGAACGCTGGGGGCTGGGATACGACGTTCTCTCCGAGCTCAACCCTGGTCTGATCCTGTTGCGTGTCACCGGCTTCGGCCAGACCGGACCGTACGCGACCAGACCGGCCTTCGGAACGCTCGTCGAATCGATGAGTGGTTTCGCGCACCTGACCGGCGAAGCCGATGGGCCGCCGACGCTTCCGGCGTTCGGCTTGGCCGATTCCCTTGCCGGGATCGCGGGCTCGTCGGCCGTGTCGATGGCTCTACTGCACCGCACCAACAACGGCGGCAAGGGGCAGCAGATCGACCTGGATCTGTTGAGCCCCATCATGGCTGCGGTCGGGCCGGGCGTCATCTATGCCGATCAACTGGGCATCGATCAGGAGCGAACAGGGAACCGGTCGAGCAACAACGCGCCCCGCAACCTGTACAAGACCGCGGACGGGCATTGGTTGGCGATCTCCACGAGCGCCAACTCGATAGCCGAACGTGTGCTGGTGCTGGTGGGTCACCCCGAGGTGCTGGACGAACCGTGGTTCGCCACCGGGCGTCAGCGCGCCGCCCACGCCGACCTTCTGGACGAGTACGTCGGCGGCTGGATTGCCGAGCGGACCAAGGACGTGGTGATCGACGAGTTCGAAAAGGCCGGAGCGGCAGTCGCTCCCGTCTACAAGCCGAGCGACCTGTTGTCCGATCCGCAGGTGAACGCCATCGAGATGGTGACGACCGTCGAGGACGACGACCTCGGCCCCGTGCGCATGCAGAACGTCATGTGGCGGATGGGGGGCAGTCCCGGCCGGATCAGATACACCGGCCGCAAGCACGGTGCCGACACCGACCAGGTGCTCACCGAAATAGGGTGCAGCGCCGACGAGATCGAGGCCATGCACCGCGACAGCATCGTGTAG
- a CDS encoding ABC transporter substrate-binding protein: MISAGFAVIALVATGCGSTTTDSPPTASSTTASSGEFPRTIASGSDGETVTIDAMPRSIVSLSPTATETLYAVGAGEQVAAVDDQSDYPADAPKTGLSAFTPSLEAIVAYDPDLVITSTDLGLVTSTLAEAGIPTLMVPAATSLDDAYSQIEQVADATGHDAEGDAVVAQMRDRIDAAVASVPTRDQPLTYFHELDDTLYTVSSQSFVGQIYGLFGLQSIADGSGAGDYPQLSAESVITADPDIVFLADSQCCGVTAESVAARPGWGSMTAVRDGRIFPMDEDLSSRWGPRIADQVEAVAAVVQQIPE, encoded by the coding sequence ATGATCTCAGCCGGGTTCGCGGTCATCGCGCTGGTCGCGACCGGATGCGGCAGCACGACCACGGACTCCCCGCCGACCGCTTCCTCCACCACGGCGTCGAGCGGGGAGTTCCCGAGGACGATCGCATCGGGCTCGGACGGCGAGACCGTCACCATCGACGCGATGCCCCGTTCGATCGTTTCTCTGAGCCCGACGGCGACAGAGACCCTGTACGCCGTCGGAGCGGGTGAGCAGGTGGCGGCCGTCGACGATCAGTCGGACTATCCCGCCGATGCCCCGAAGACCGGGCTGTCTGCGTTCACGCCGAGCCTCGAGGCGATCGTCGCGTACGACCCCGATCTGGTGATCACCTCCACCGACCTCGGCCTGGTGACGTCCACCCTGGCCGAGGCAGGCATTCCGACGCTGATGGTCCCGGCCGCCACGAGCCTCGACGACGCGTACTCGCAGATCGAACAAGTGGCAGACGCGACCGGGCACGACGCCGAAGGCGATGCGGTGGTCGCGCAGATGCGTGACCGCATCGATGCTGCCGTCGCGAGCGTGCCGACACGCGATCAGCCGTTGACGTACTTCCACGAACTCGACGACACCCTGTACACCGTGAGCAGCCAGAGCTTCGTCGGCCAGATCTACGGATTGTTCGGTCTGCAGAGCATCGCCGACGGATCCGGGGCTGGCGATTACCCGCAGCTGTCCGCCGAGTCGGTGATCACCGCGGATCCCGATATCGTGTTCCTCGCCGACAGCCAGTGCTGTGGCGTCACAGCCGAATCGGTCGCGGCTCGACCGGGGTGGGGTTCGATGACCGCCGTCCGAGACGGCAGGATTTTCCCGATGGACGAGGACCTGTCGAGTAGATGGGGGCCACGGATCGCGGACCAGGTGGAAGCCGTCGCCGCCGTGGTGCAGCAGATTCCCGAGTGA
- a CDS encoding ATP-binding cassette domain-containing protein: MTQAQPTTPAQPSSNELSTIIVRGARENNLRDVDLDLPKRSLVVFAGVSGSGKSSLVFDTIAAEAQRQINSTFTAFAQTFLPSYGRPDADLIANLSAVVIVDQKRLFGGPRSTVGTITDIGDWLRMLWSRGVTPTIGFANAFSFNDPAGMCLECEGLGEAKVVDIGELVDESKSLREGPFRHPDFEVGKWPYRVFADSGLFDLDVPIEHYSARERHIFFDAKPGEVEVLNPDAVMKSYEGIVSRFRRSYLTKDAEALKGKAKLAFERIVTRGVCESCGGSRYNETIRGATLEGLSLPDAFAMQVSELADRIDGWQISGLGTVTAEIVTQLRRLVDLGLGYLSLDRATSSLSGGESQRIKMVRHLGATLNDMLYVFDEPTTGLHPRDVHRLDDMLLALRDKGNTVLVVEHDPEVMAIADRIVEIGPGAGKAGGTVVFEGTYDELRRADTRTGAALRREGVELRTPRTPSGWLTITGANTHNLRDVSVDVPLGVLTAVTGVAGSGKSSLIHGHLREAAPDAVIIDQAPIRGSRRSSPATYTGLLDPIRAYFAKKTGQPPSLFSPNSDGACPDCQGSGVIFTDLGFTDPVTSTCETCQGSRFRSGAIRHTVDGVSIADIFEMSVEDAQDFFEVKKIRDILRRCRDVGLGYLSLGQNLSSLSGGERQRLKLATELVGSSPVLVLDEPTTGLHPSDVSNLIALLSGMVDEGRSVIVIEHNLDVIAAADWVIDLGPDGGHNGGLITFTGTVDELVVSDTHTGTYLAGSLAR, translated from the coding sequence ATGACCCAGGCCCAGCCGACCACCCCAGCCCAGCCATCCAGCAACGAACTGTCCACGATCATCGTTCGCGGAGCACGCGAGAACAATCTCCGCGACGTGGACCTCGACCTGCCCAAGCGATCGCTCGTCGTGTTCGCGGGCGTCTCCGGGTCGGGGAAGTCGTCACTCGTGTTCGACACCATCGCTGCCGAAGCTCAACGGCAGATCAATTCCACGTTCACCGCGTTCGCCCAGACCTTCCTGCCCTCCTACGGTCGCCCCGACGCCGATCTGATCGCGAACCTGTCGGCAGTCGTGATCGTCGACCAGAAGCGCCTGTTCGGTGGCCCGCGGTCGACGGTCGGCACCATCACCGACATCGGCGACTGGCTGCGCATGCTCTGGTCCCGCGGCGTCACCCCGACGATCGGGTTCGCGAACGCGTTCTCGTTCAACGATCCGGCCGGCATGTGCCTGGAGTGCGAAGGGCTCGGGGAGGCGAAGGTCGTCGACATCGGCGAACTGGTAGACGAGTCGAAGTCCCTGCGCGAGGGGCCGTTCCGGCACCCGGACTTCGAGGTCGGCAAATGGCCGTATCGGGTGTTCGCCGACTCGGGCCTGTTCGATCTCGACGTCCCGATCGAGCATTACTCCGCCCGCGAGCGCCACATCTTCTTCGACGCCAAGCCCGGCGAGGTCGAGGTGCTGAACCCCGACGCCGTGATGAAGAGCTACGAGGGAATCGTGTCCCGGTTCCGGCGCAGCTACCTGACCAAGGACGCCGAGGCCCTCAAAGGCAAGGCCAAGCTCGCGTTCGAACGCATCGTCACGCGCGGTGTCTGCGAGTCCTGCGGCGGCTCCCGCTACAACGAGACCATCCGCGGTGCCACGCTCGAAGGCCTGTCTCTGCCCGACGCGTTCGCGATGCAGGTGTCCGAACTCGCCGACCGCATCGACGGGTGGCAGATCAGCGGCTTGGGCACTGTCACCGCCGAAATCGTCACGCAGCTGCGAAGACTCGTCGATCTCGGTCTCGGCTACCTCAGCCTGGACCGGGCGACGTCGTCGCTGTCGGGCGGTGAATCCCAGCGCATCAAGATGGTACGACACCTCGGCGCCACCCTCAACGACATGCTCTACGTGTTCGACGAGCCGACCACAGGCCTCCACCCCCGCGACGTCCACCGCCTCGACGACATGTTGCTCGCGCTGCGCGACAAGGGCAACACCGTCCTCGTCGTCGAGCACGACCCCGAGGTCATGGCGATCGCCGATCGGATCGTCGAGATCGGCCCAGGCGCGGGAAAGGCCGGCGGCACAGTCGTGTTCGAGGGCACTTACGACGAACTCCGCCGCGCCGACACCAGGACCGGTGCCGCGCTGCGGCGCGAGGGCGTCGAATTGCGCACTCCCCGTACGCCTTCGGGTTGGCTGACCATCACCGGAGCAAACACCCACAATCTGCGCGACGTCAGCGTCGACGTCCCGCTCGGAGTCCTGACCGCCGTCACCGGGGTCGCCGGTTCCGGCAAATCCAGCCTCATCCACGGCCATCTCCGAGAGGCAGCGCCGGACGCCGTCATCATCGACCAGGCACCCATCCGCGGTTCGCGCCGCTCCTCCCCCGCGACGTACACCGGTCTGCTCGACCCGATCCGCGCATACTTCGCCAAGAAGACCGGCCAGCCGCCGTCTCTGTTCTCGCCCAACTCCGACGGCGCGTGCCCCGACTGCCAGGGCAGCGGCGTCATCTTCACCGATCTCGGGTTCACCGACCCGGTGACGAGCACCTGCGAGACGTGCCAGGGCAGCCGTTTTCGGTCGGGTGCGATCCGGCATACCGTCGACGGCGTCAGCATCGCCGACATCTTCGAGATGTCCGTCGAGGACGCGCAGGACTTCTTCGAGGTCAAAAAGATCCGTGACATCCTCCGCCGGTGCCGGGATGTCGGGCTCGGCTACCTCTCGCTCGGCCAGAACCTGTCGTCGCTCTCCGGCGGCGAGCGGCAACGGCTCAAGCTCGCCACCGAACTGGTCGGGTCGTCGCCGGTGCTGGTACTCGACGAGCCGACGACCGGTCTGCACCCATCGGACGTGTCGAACCTGATCGCGTTGCTGTCCGGGATGGTCGACGAGGGCAGGTCGGTGATCGTCATCGAACACAACCTCGACGTCATCGCCGCGGCCGACTGGGTCATCGACCTCGGCCCCGACGGCGGACACAACGGCGGACTGATCACCTTCACCGGAACCGTCGACGAGTTGGTGGTCTCCGACACCCACACCGGCACGTACCTGGCAGGGAGCCTCGCTCGCTGA
- a CDS encoding PASTA domain-containing protein → MTSSSRFRVRSAIVLALPAIVLAGCGSQDSTEPEVRTEVRTVTVEATATPPTIAPTSIDRIVLPDTTAPEPSTSEPAAPVLVAMPPVVCMNLQSAQNAIQAAGVFYSRSADASGEGRMQVNDSNWIVVAQDPPAGTLIGEGDALLSAVKIGEPNNC, encoded by the coding sequence ATGACCAGTAGTAGTCGTTTCCGCGTGCGGTCGGCCATCGTGCTCGCCCTCCCGGCGATCGTCCTCGCGGGCTGCGGATCGCAGGACTCCACCGAGCCCGAAGTCCGCACCGAAGTAAGGACTGTGACCGTCGAGGCAACGGCAACCCCACCGACGATCGCGCCGACGTCGATCGACAGGATCGTCCTTCCGGACACCACTGCGCCCGAGCCGTCCACATCGGAACCGGCCGCGCCGGTCCTCGTTGCCATGCCTCCGGTCGTATGCATGAATTTGCAGTCCGCGCAGAATGCGATCCAGGCAGCCGGGGTCTTCTACTCCCGCAGCGCCGATGCCTCCGGCGAAGGTCGGATGCAGGTCAACGACTCGAACTGGATTGTCGTGGCGCAGGATCCGCCCGCAGGGACGCTGATCGGTGAGGGAGATGCTCTGCTGTCCGCGGTGAAGATCGGTGAGCCGAACAACTGCTGA
- a CDS encoding DUF2231 domain-containing protein has translation MTLKQALDSLESASFLDGASNAINDVLEPALDDSTVGGALRGQWIGHPIHPALVNVTIGSWTSAVALDLLNHQSRASKLVISIGLVSAPAAIATGWADWSTMNTRQRRVGIIHAASNATGVFLFLGSYLRRRKQTDGIAKALAAAGLATASVGGLIGGHLAYSSTEQKPAPAGKPSLRS, from the coding sequence ATGACACTCAAGCAAGCACTAGACAGCCTCGAATCGGCATCGTTCCTCGACGGAGCGAGCAACGCGATCAACGACGTCCTCGAGCCCGCACTCGACGACAGCACCGTCGGCGGCGCGCTCCGCGGACAGTGGATCGGCCACCCCATCCACCCGGCTCTGGTCAACGTCACCATCGGCAGCTGGACCAGCGCCGTTGCTCTGGACCTGCTGAATCACCAGTCGAGAGCAAGCAAGCTTGTGATCTCCATCGGGCTCGTGTCCGCGCCGGCCGCCATCGCCACCGGATGGGCCGACTGGTCGACGATGAACACCCGCCAGCGACGAGTCGGGATCATCCACGCGGCCTCCAACGCGACCGGCGTCTTCCTCTTTCTCGGCTCCTACCTACGTCGCCGGAAACAGACCGATGGCATCGCCAAGGCCCTGGCTGCAGCCGGTCTCGCCACAGCGAGCGTCGGCGGCCTCATCGGCGGCCACCTCGCGTACAGCTCGACCGAGCAGAAACCGGCTCCAGCGGGCAAGCCCAGCCTTCGCAGCTAG
- a CDS encoding acyl-CoA synthetase: MSSGTRVNTVDGVLRRSAAKFPDRLAVTFEGRCHTYGELDTAVTRAARRLIALGLNKGDRVAAYGVNSDAYVVAFLACARAGLVHVPINYALVGDELQYLLDQSGSRVVLVDPALTATLDSVRANLTIEHVFSLPDVLGTDGDGSELEPAADSTDPAQLLYTSGTTSKPKGAMMSHGALVAEYVSCVIALGFTQDDDPLLVMPMYHSAGMHVFMLPYLSVGATVRLMRRPDVPEILRRIEEEKIKSLFLAPTVWVPLANHPDLATRDLSSLKKAQYGSSIMPVTVLTRLRERYPDIEFYNCFGQSEIGPLATVLQPEEHEARPASCGRAVFFVETRVVDADGNDVPDGEAGEILYRSPQLCDGYWDKPEATADAFSDGWFHSGDLVTRDAEGFITVVDRIKDVINTGGILVASREVEDAIYTHPAVAEVAVIGTPDDKWIEAVTAVVVLKEGSELSSQALIDHVKGRIAPFKVPKTVTFVDELPRNQSGKLLKRELRG; encoded by the coding sequence ATGAGCAGCGGAACACGAGTGAACACCGTCGACGGCGTCCTGCGGCGGTCGGCCGCGAAATTCCCCGACCGTCTCGCCGTGACCTTCGAGGGACGCTGCCACACCTACGGAGAACTCGATACCGCCGTCACCCGCGCCGCCCGACGACTGATCGCGTTGGGGTTGAACAAGGGTGACCGCGTCGCGGCGTACGGCGTCAACTCGGATGCGTACGTTGTTGCGTTTCTCGCCTGTGCGCGAGCCGGATTGGTGCACGTTCCGATCAACTACGCGCTGGTGGGCGACGAATTGCAGTACTTGCTCGATCAGTCGGGCTCCCGCGTGGTTCTCGTGGATCCGGCTTTGACGGCCACCCTCGACTCCGTTCGTGCAAACCTGACGATCGAGCACGTTTTTTCCCTTCCCGATGTACTGGGCACGGACGGCGACGGCTCCGAACTAGAGCCCGCCGCCGATTCGACCGACCCAGCTCAGCTGCTCTACACCTCCGGAACGACGTCGAAACCCAAGGGCGCGATGATGTCTCACGGAGCACTCGTCGCCGAATACGTCTCGTGCGTGATCGCGCTCGGGTTCACCCAGGACGACGATCCACTGCTCGTGATGCCGATGTACCACTCGGCGGGAATGCACGTGTTCATGCTGCCGTATCTGTCGGTGGGTGCCACGGTCCGCTTGATGCGCAGGCCGGACGTTCCGGAGATCCTGCGCCGCATCGAAGAGGAGAAGATCAAGTCTCTGTTCCTGGCCCCCACGGTGTGGGTTCCGCTCGCCAATCACCCCGACCTGGCCACGCGTGACCTGTCGTCGCTGAAGAAGGCGCAGTACGGTTCGTCGATCATGCCTGTCACCGTTCTCACTCGGCTACGTGAGCGGTACCCGGACATCGAGTTCTACAACTGCTTCGGGCAGTCCGAGATCGGTCCACTGGCAACGGTATTGCAGCCCGAGGAGCACGAGGCGCGGCCGGCGTCGTGCGGCCGTGCGGTGTTCTTCGTCGAGACCCGTGTCGTCGATGCCGACGGGAACGATGTGCCGGACGGCGAAGCCGGAGAGATCCTCTACCGTTCTCCTCAGCTGTGCGACGGCTACTGGGACAAGCCGGAGGCGACGGCAGATGCGTTCTCGGATGGGTGGTTTCATTCAGGCGACCTGGTGACCCGCGACGCCGAGGGTTTCATCACCGTGGTCGACCGGATCAAGGACGTCATCAACACCGGCGGCATTCTCGTCGCGTCACGCGAGGTAGAGGATGCGATCTACACCCATCCGGCGGTCGCCGAGGTCGCGGTGATCGGGACGCCCGACGACAAGTGGATCGAAGCGGTGACGGCAGTCGTTGTGCTCAAGGAGGGCAGTGAGTTGTCGTCGCAGGCGTTGATCGACCATGTGAAGGGTCGTATAGCGCCGTTCAAGGTGCCCAAGACCGTCACCTTCGTCGACGAATTGCCACGTAATCAGAGCGGAAAACTGCTCAAGCGTGAGCTGCGTGGTTGA
- a CDS encoding HNH endonuclease signature motif containing protein: protein MPAHQRGSTTHATGADGGHRASESAGAHGNSRTSNADDGPDGGADGGHRVSESVGIDGGSRTEDTDAGPDRATGRGQRAKGSSGAGDRSCTGDSPQSRVGRSTDGCDAAGGSDAREKSVPEPGDAEWPFHTDWTGPISRSLAELLTCDANLTPVIVDHHGVPLALGRTTRLATDDQRIALTIRDRCCVMCGRPAKWCHAHHVRFWEHGGRTDLNNLALVCGECHRLVHHGHWQLLMGDDGHPYAIPPESIDPTRQPIPSYHRRKQRAA, encoded by the coding sequence CTGCCAGCGCACCAACGGGGTTCGACAACACACGCTACCGGTGCTGACGGCGGCCACCGCGCCAGCGAGAGTGCTGGTGCCCACGGCAACTCACGAACCAGTAATGCCGACGACGGTCCCGATGGTGGTGCTGACGGCGGTCACCGCGTCAGCGAGAGTGTTGGTATCGACGGCGGTTCACGAACCGAAGACACCGACGCCGGTCCCGATCGAGCCACGGGCCGCGGTCAACGCGCCAAAGGGAGTTCTGGTGCCGGCGACCGTTCATGCACCGGTGACTCTCCCCAGAGTCGTGTCGGTCGCAGCACCGACGGTTGTGACGCTGCCGGTGGTAGTGATGCGAGGGAGAAGTCCGTTCCCGAGCCGGGCGATGCCGAGTGGCCGTTCCACACCGACTGGACCGGCCCGATCAGTCGCTCCCTCGCCGAACTACTCACCTGCGACGCCAACCTCACCCCGGTGATCGTCGACCACCACGGCGTCCCGCTCGCGCTCGGGCGCACCACCAGACTCGCCACCGACGACCAACGCATCGCCCTGACCATCCGCGACCGATGCTGCGTCATGTGCGGCCGCCCCGCAAAGTGGTGCCACGCCCACCACGTGAGGTTCTGGGAACACGGCGGCAGAACCGACCTGAACAACCTCGCGCTGGTCTGCGGCGAATGCCACCGCCTCGTCCACCACGGCCACTGGCAACTGCTCATGGGCGACGACGGACACCCCTACGCCATCCCACCCGAATCCATCGACCCCACACGCCAACCCATCCCCAGCTACCACCGACGAAAACAGCGAGCAGCCTGA